A window of Chloroflexota bacterium contains these coding sequences:
- a CDS encoding MarR family transcriptional regulator has translation MTDLQQPAPGGHDHRPGEPPSLGLRTIRLSTAIMKALADEAAPHDLQPVEFNLLQYCAETGECTATQLAQVLPVDASRISRIVTRLVEKDLLIRRRLPHDRRTVMLSLTKEGRRLVVELAGRIQTYLLRLLEGCDEGELLMVEALTAQMQTNYVAMLESQ, from the coding sequence CCTGCAGCAACCCGCACCCGGCGGTCATGACCACCGGCCGGGCGAGCCGCCGTCCTTGGGATTGCGGACGATTCGCCTGAGCACCGCGATCATGAAGGCCTTGGCCGATGAGGCGGCGCCGCACGATCTTCAACCCGTGGAGTTCAACCTCTTGCAGTACTGCGCGGAAACTGGAGAGTGCACCGCGACGCAGTTGGCGCAAGTGCTGCCCGTCGACGCGTCGCGGATCAGCCGCATCGTGACGCGGTTGGTTGAGAAGGATCTCCTGATCAGGCGTCGGCTGCCCCATGACCGGCGCACGGTCATGCTCAGTCTGACCAAGGAGGGAAGGCGCTTGGTTGTGGAGCTCGCCGGGCGCATCCAGACTTACCTGCTCAGGCTCTTGGAGGGATGCGACGAGGGAGAGTTGCTCATGGTCGAGGCCCTCACCGCCCAAATGCAGACCAACTATGTGGCCATGCTCGAGTCCCAGTAG